ATGGTGCTGCTTCCGACTGCAGGATGAATGGTGGTATgacagcagggcaggcagcagAGACGTCACAGGTAGGAGAGACGTCACATGCAGGAGAGACctcacaggcaggagagacgtcacaggtagCAGGAGTGAAGCAGGCGGCAAGGGAGGCAGGATATTTAGATTTTTTGGGGGTCTGCTGGGAGCACACCCCAGGAGGGATGGGCAGGGATGTAGTGGGGGGGGCATAAAAAGCATTAGCCAAAGCAGAGGTAGATATGGCTATAgaataagtaggagggagaggcaagtgggaacgcaggcatggggagtccctgaacatcagcactccaattccacaagggggtgtgaagccaGACTGACAGGACTGACATTCTAATACAAGTAATAAGATTTTGAATTAACTAACTATACTGAGTTAATGCCTTAAGTATCACgtctgtatatataatatatacaatcTTACTTAACTTTTACGAACCATCTAGCCACCTCTCCACACTTTTCAAACTTTAAtcaaatttattttttgtttaactGTTATTttgctgggggcggcatggtggtgcagtggttagcactgttgcctcacacctctgggacccgggttcgagtctctgcctgggtcacatgtgtgcggagtttgtatgttctccccatgtcgtcgtggggtttcctccgggtactccggtttccccccacagtccaaaaacatgctaaggctaattggagttgctaaattgcccataggtgtgcatgtgtgagtgaatggtgtgtgagtgtgccctgcgatgggctggccccccatcctaggttgttccctgcctcgtgcccattgcttctgggataggctccggacccccagcgacccactaggataagcggtttggagaatggatggatggatggaaggatgttaTTTTGCTTCACAGTCTGAGTAACCAGATCTGTATTTCACTGCAACTTGTACCTGTATGactatgcatgtgacaaataaatgaATCTTGAACAAATGTCTTCAATAAACAATACTTACTCTACAATAATACAGCTGCTATGATGATCGTCACTAGAGATTCACGAAAAGGGGATCTAAGCCTTTAATAGCGGGTATGATGGAAGTGActtcaaaatgaaaatgaattagAACACAATATTTAAACTAATTAGTGCACAAttagttggggggagggggcaaagAACATTTTAGGGGGGCTCAAGCCCTATCAATACCCCTGATTTGATTTCGATAATAATTATCAGCAGTTTATAAATACAAAGAGACAGGTGAGTGGCTAGACATCTCGGCCTACAGAGAAAGCGTCATCTTGGGCCCCCTGCTTGGATTGGCACTCTCAATCGTTCACTTGATTTTGCTGAGAGGGGGGATTTTGGGACCCCtacaaagtgctgggccccctgaatttgTTATGGTATACATGGTTCTCTGACGCCCTTGTAAGGAGATACTAAGCCATTAGATAGATTCACTGTCAATAAAGTACACAATAGAATGGACTACAGAAAAATCATTGTTCACTGTCTTGTGTTTATGTAGGGAATAATGCACAACATCGCGTTTGTATATCAAAAATTATTACACGTTCGAAGTTGTAATGTAGTCATGACACGCAGCTATTATTGTCTATTATAATAGCAACTGCTTAATTAACATATTTAGCCTAAACAATGTCGGTAGATTTTCCAAACGTCCAATATTGTAAAATAGCATCGGGCATTTTGTCCAGCTAGAAAAAAGTCTAGCGGAACCTCCGCTGTGCATTTACCGCCATCACCTCGGTAgtcttggtaataaatcagACTAATGTAAAGCTGTAGCCATGTATGGACATACACACATTAGTAATATTAGACTAACATTAGGAGGCAAGAAAATTTACCGTAGGGATTGTTGTTCGAATTACGCAGTTTACCAGAGTGCATAGTAAGATGGGTACTACTTTTTCAACTTTACACAGCAAGCTGCCATAATATATAGCTTAAACTTTGCCCTTTCCCTTTGTCTTATACCAGATTATGTTTGGCCCATTTTGTGGAATAAATCTTGAGCCTGTCCTACCATACTGTCGCTAGTGCGGCAGAAATGTTCAGTTTTAAAGGAGTCTTCAAGAGGAAGGtatatttttgtctttttctttAAGATGGATTTCTGTGCTGCACTGTAAATTATTACTAAGAATACCACCTAAATATAGTGAAACTCAAAGCATGTGTCATATGTTGAATGAAATACAGTAACAAAGGTAGAATACAGAACTACTCAGGGTGCCATTTTGTAAAAGTTTTAaaactccagccactggaactTCATCATAAACACTAAAGGAAAgaagacaattaaaaaaaagccATTAACCAATTTCAGTTTCTTACATTGTTTATTAATCAGTCATTATGTAAAACATGACACCAAAGTGTATAAATGCAGTGGATTTTCTTGTATCTAATATAGTGTTTTCATATGCTCTTCCATGACGGATAAACTTATCCAAGAGTATTTCGTGGAGGGTCATAGCTCGGAAATAATAATGgacttttataataattttactgtgaacatttcaaagcaacaacaataaaatacaCTACTTTTCAATTACTCTGTGGGTCCTGTCAGTTCATCCAATATCATTTGCCATTGCATTTTTACTGTGGTTCTCCTTCAGTTGCCCTTTGTCTCACAAAATCCTCCCCCTTCCTGATGGAGGCCTTCAGTTCTTTTGATGCTTCCGCCACAAGTTTTTCCTCAAATGCGGAGAGCTTTCCAAGGCCCAGGTTCCTCTTCACTCCGTTGGtgccgaggaggagaggggtggagaaaTACGTGCATTCGCCTTCCTCTGACCTGACGAATGCACATTCTTTCACGCCCTCTTtgccattcatggcatccagcaGGGACAAGGCGAACCTAGCCCCTGCATACGCCAtggagagggtggcagagccTGCCCCAGCCTTAGCCTTCACGACCTCGGTGCCTGCCTCCTGGATACGGTGCGTCAAGGCTGCAAGCGTATCCTCAGTGAACTCCACTTTGGGAGTGCACTGAGAAAGCAGGGGAATAATAGTCTTGCCCGCATGGCCACCAACTACGGGAACATTGACTTGTGCTGGATCCAGTCCTGTGAGTTCTGCCACGAAGCTGTTAGCCCTGACGATGTCCAAAGTCGTCACACCAAACACCCGCTTCGAgttgtaaactccatgcttCTTCAGGATGTCTGAAACAATCGGAACAGTGGAGTTTACTGGGTTGGTGATCACGGCTAACATTGCGTCAGGGCAGTTGCGGGCACAGGcgtcagccagggtggccacgatggaggcgttgATGTCAAATAAATCATCTCGTGTCATcccgggcttcctgggcactCCAGCGGGAATGAGGACAACctcactccccttcagagcttCTGGGAGTTGCTCTGGGCCGACatagccagtgacctgggccctggtctcgATATGGCTGAGGTCTGCAGCCACTCCGAGGGTGTGGACAACATCGTAAAGTGAGAGCTGGCTGACCAGGGGACTCTTTTTCAGGAGCAGTGACAGGGGCTGGCCGATGCCCCCGGATGCACCCAAAACTGCCACCTTTGTGTTGCTCTGGGAAGAGCTGCAGAAGCTGTGAGCAATGCTCACAGCTGATCTGAGGACGCGGGAGAACATTACGCGGGAGAACATTACGCTGGTGAACTGAAAACGAAATGAGACTTTCCCTTAGCAACAACGAGATTTATACCCAGCTTACGTTCTAGAACTTATACACGTAAGCAACTACGTAAAACGCTAACCAGGGATTCAACATCTCCTTGGAAACGGACTGGAACGGAATGGAAGAACGTCACTTTGTAGACTAAATAAATTTCGGGAGTGAAAGAAATGGATTTTGTGTACGTGGCTTTTCTAAACATATAGGCTATTTCCATAGGGTAGCCACGAATGCTACAGTGAACACTAGTGAGCACTAATTTACCATGCAGTTTTAATAACAaggaattaaataattaattataaagGGCCGAATTAATATCCGTCGCTTAGCTCATATTATAAATAACCTGATATTGCCCCACGTATGTTGTGCCGA
The sequence above is a segment of the Brienomyrus brachyistius isolate T26 chromosome 12, BBRACH_0.4, whole genome shotgun sequence genome. Coding sequences within it:
- the LOC125705336 gene encoding malate dehydrogenase, mitochondrial-like: MFSRVMFSRVLRSAVSIAHSFCSSSQSNTKVAVLGASGGIGQPLSLLLKKSPLVSQLSLYDVVHTLGVAADLSHIETRAQVTGYVGPEQLPEALKGSEVVLIPAGVPRKPGMTRDDLFDINASIVATLADACARNCPDAMLAVITNPVNSTVPIVSDILKKHGVYNSKRVFGVTTLDIVRANSFVAELTGLDPAQVNVPVVGGHAGKTIIPLLSQCTPKVEFTEDTLAALTHRIQEAGTEVVKAKAGAGSATLSMAYAGARFALSLLDAMNGKEGVKECAFVRSEEGECTYFSTPLLLGTNGVKRNLGLGKLSAFEEKLVAEASKELKASIRKGEDFVRQRATEGEPQ